A stretch of the Uranotaenia lowii strain MFRU-FL chromosome 3, ASM2978415v1, whole genome shotgun sequence genome encodes the following:
- the LOC129758789 gene encoding keratinocyte proline-rich protein-like — translation MTVVFGEIRMVVVLLLGLGLLSTVYCVRPPRTQPCGKCAPSEVLRYSPPSCEPTCTNDCFYRSECTKNPVRYKPTCVCKPGFVRDKGVCIPKEQCFDLVENTNPEGKACCPPNEELQKCPPCCEPTCDNDCTDLVCPLIYVDKPTCVCKAGLVRHEGRCIVPNRCPVKPRKRSVNYGSLDSAKLPLLTNNGQQSPNLAYAFPLQHGPPLHQQPYPAIQPEPSYPGDTPYFRRIVIAHQPAFITYRQPPLMNAKPLGCPHSIPQPIGLPPKLCPHNQMASKMIYVPPPPPPPAAPCPHVEATTELPPKQCPHIEATSESPCPKACPPVVTPEPVTEPAPTDPPCGCQCPDKPCLPLPPVVEKCPKANCLPPPPVAPPHPCGQCRRLLN, via the exons ATGACGGTGGTTTTTGGTGAAATTCGAATGGTGGTTGTGCTACTCTTGGGATTGGGATTACTCAGTACAGTGTATTGTGTGAGACCTCCCAGGACCCAACCATGTG GAAAGTGTGCCCCAAGTGAGGTCCTGCGATACAGTCCGCCCTCGTGTGAACCTACATGTACTAACGATTGCTTCTATCGGAGCGAATGTACCAAAAATCCGGTGAGGTATAAGCCCACCTGTGTTTGCAAACCGGGATTTGTGAGGGATAAGGGCGTTTGTATCCCAAAAGAGCAGTGCTTTGACTTAGTAGAAAATACCAATCCAGAAGGGAAAG CATGTTGTCCACCCAATGAAGAGCTGCAGAAATGTCCACCATGTTGCGAACCGACCTGCGACAACGATTGTACCGATCTGGTGTGTCCACTCATCTACGTAGATAAGCCCACGTGTGTCTGCAAAGCTGGCCTAGTTCGGCATGAAGGCAGATGTATCGTACCGAATCGTTGTCCTGTGAAACCTAGAAAGCGCAGTGTAAACTACGGTTCCCTGGATAGCGCTAAGTTGCCACTGCTTACGAACAACGGACAGCAGTCACCTAATCTGGCCTATGCATTCCCCCTTCAACATGGACCACCTCTTCATCAACAACCGTATCCAGCAATTCAGCCGGAACCCTCCTATCCAGGTGACACTCCGTACTTTCGACGTATTGTAATAGCTCATCAACCAGCGTTCATCACTTACAGACAACCACCATTGATGAATGCGAAACCTCTAGGTTGTCCTCATTCCATTCCACAGCCCATCGGCCTACCGCCAAAGCTGTGTCCACACAACCAGATGGCCTCTAAGATGATCTACGTACCGCCTCCACCTCCACCACCAGCAGCACCGTGTCCACACGTTGAAGCTACCACCGAGTTGCCTCCAAAACAGTGTCCACACATTGAAGCAACCTCCGAATCACCGTGCCCAAAGGCGTGTCCACCGGTCGTGACTCCGGAGCCTGTTACCGAGCCGGCACCTACCGATCCACCCTGCGGCTGTCAATGTCCGGACAAGCCATGCCTTCCGCTGCCTCCGGTAGTTGAGAAGTGTCCAAAGGCAAACTGTTTACCGCCTCCACCGGTGGCACCGCCTCATCCATGCGGTCAATGTAGACGGTTGCTGAATTGA